In Streptomyces dangxiongensis, one DNA window encodes the following:
- a CDS encoding ArsR/SmtB family transcription factor: MGHGTDTASSATTRERLDAVGTADVAATLQALATPSRLYILARLHEGPCSVGDLADAVGMEASACSHQLRLLRNLGLVTGERHGRSIVYALYDDHVAELLDQALYHVEHLRLGVRDAPADTPQPAAD, translated from the coding sequence ATGGGCCACGGAACCGACACCGCCAGCAGCGCCACCACCCGCGAGCGCCTCGACGCCGTCGGCACCGCCGACGTCGCCGCCACCCTCCAGGCCCTGGCCACTCCCTCGCGGCTGTACATCCTGGCCCGGCTCCATGAGGGGCCCTGCTCGGTCGGCGACCTCGCCGACGCGGTCGGGATGGAAGCCTCCGCCTGCTCCCACCAGTTGCGCCTCCTGCGCAACCTCGGACTGGTCACCGGCGAACGCCACGGGCGCTCGATCGTCTACGCCCTCTACGACGACCACGTCGCCGAACTCCTCGACCAGGCCCTCTACCACGTGGAGCACCTGCGGCTCGGGGTCCGCGACGCCCCTGCCGACACGCCGCAGCCCGCCGCCGACTGA
- a CDS encoding dihydrofolate reductase family protein — protein MRSVTYSMGVSLDGYIVGPDGDFDWTAPDEEVFRFVTDEIRDVGVHLMGRRLYETMLYWETADQDPSLDDSELEWAALWKPLPKVVFSTTLSAVQGNARLASGGLAEEIERLRAEPGEGDIAIGGATLAAEAAALGLIDEYRARVHPVLVGGGTPFFPRRERRVDLELVETRTFSSRVVCLRYRVARRTVS, from the coding sequence ATGCGCAGCGTGACCTATTCGATGGGCGTATCGCTCGACGGCTACATCGTCGGGCCGGACGGCGACTTCGACTGGACGGCGCCCGACGAGGAGGTCTTCCGCTTCGTCACCGACGAGATCCGAGACGTCGGCGTCCACCTGATGGGGCGACGGCTGTACGAGACGATGCTGTACTGGGAGACCGCCGACCAGGATCCATCGCTCGACGACTCGGAGCTCGAGTGGGCCGCGCTCTGGAAGCCGCTGCCGAAGGTCGTGTTCTCCACCACGCTGTCGGCGGTGCAGGGCAATGCCCGCCTGGCTTCCGGCGGCCTGGCGGAGGAGATCGAGCGGTTGCGGGCCGAGCCGGGGGAGGGCGACATCGCGATCGGCGGCGCGACTCTCGCCGCCGAGGCGGCCGCGCTGGGTCTGATCGACGAGTACCGGGCCAGGGTCCACCCGGTGCTGGTGGGCGGTGGCACGCCGTTCTTTCCCCGGCGCGAGCGCCGGGTGGATCTCGAACTCGTCGAGACCCGCACCTTCAGCTCAAGAGTCGTCTGTCTCCGCTACCGCGTGGCGCGCCGGACCGTGTCCTGA
- a CDS encoding SpoIIE family protein phosphatase has protein sequence MWMAWGEHLTFFCNGAYRRDTLGRKYPWALGRPANEVWAEIWDDIGPRIETVLSTGEATWDEGLLLFLERSGYSEETYHTFSYSPLRNDTGDVVGMLCVVSEDTERVIGERRMATLRDLGSDPSVIRTEREVLAFADRQLTRNQQDVPFSLTYLFDDGTARLTGATGIAAGHPAAPAVLAADAPDGVWPTRLLAGGDATVVPLDGDPFADLPCGDWSEPPVEALVVPLLQRGSEPYGFLVAALNRYRVLDQGYRGFIELTAGHIASGIGSARSYQAQQKRAEELAELDRAKTTFFSNISHEFRTPLTLIMGPVEELRSRFADADEDVRQELDLIHRNGLRLGKLVNTLLDFSRIEAGRMQARYEPVDLAAVTAELASVFRSAVEKAGLAFDVDCPPLDEPVYIDRGMWEKVVLNLLSNALKFTFDGAVRVGVRAGDTHAVVTVADSGIGVPEAEMPRLFERFHRIENARSRSNEGSGIGLALVRELVGLHGGTITAESTAGEGTVFTVRVPFGTAHLPAEYVATEAGGAVASTSADPYVEEAMRWLPGRDSGRAADDTVAGTEVNGTPLGPGHAVSARVLVADDNADMREYLTRILAGAGYEVTAVTDGLEALHAVRRDTPDLVVSDVMMPRLDGLELVSRLRGEARTASVPVLLLSARAGQEASIEGLQAGADDYLVKPFAAAELLARVRANVELARLRSHHLRWRTALIDSLQEAFFVCDVSGAVVEINTAFTDILGYGPEDLPYAPIHPWWPDVAVAPEAHRQVGDAFAGLLEREQGSYTVPVIHRDGHQLWVTVTYNKAEDPDTGRQVTVGTFRDVTAEHYAVQRETALAALSTSLSRAASLPEALSGALAELKGLWRARSVVAAVFGPGDVPALTATDADLRWEELPAERREALAGLRRRSPLTPVAEHNGAGVLLEHPDGPLALWVDLDERRPFTDEDQLLLSLLAGHLVQGLVRAHQIDQQRETAIALQRAILGPARLPDGFAVRYEPATRPLEVGGDWYDTVALPDGRIGIVVGDCVGRGLEAASVMGQLRSACRALMLQDPNPSRALMALDQFAASVPGALCTTVFCGVLDPATGELTYSSAGHPPGILAHADGTTRLLDEGRSVPLAVRPGRQRPQSACILPARATLLLYTDGLVERRRRPLSAGIDQAGEAVQDGRDVPVDDLATEVMTRLAPVGGYDDDVALLLYRHPAPLEMSFPAESSQLAPVRNALRSWLAQCELPPSTVQNVLVAAGEACANAIEHGHRHAPGEAVRLRAEALVDNLRLTVADSGRWKVPQPELNAHRGRGVALMRAMMQQVTITPGPSGTTVDMQMRIA, from the coding sequence ATGTGGATGGCCTGGGGCGAGCACCTGACGTTCTTCTGCAATGGCGCTTACCGGCGCGACACGCTCGGCCGTAAGTACCCGTGGGCCCTGGGACGACCCGCCAACGAGGTGTGGGCGGAGATCTGGGACGACATCGGCCCGCGCATCGAGACCGTGCTCAGTACCGGCGAGGCCACCTGGGACGAGGGGCTCCTGCTGTTCCTGGAGCGCTCCGGCTACAGCGAGGAGACCTACCACACGTTCTCCTACAGCCCGCTGCGCAACGACACCGGTGACGTGGTGGGGATGCTCTGCGTGGTCAGCGAGGACACCGAGCGGGTGATCGGCGAGCGCCGCATGGCCACGCTGCGTGACCTGGGATCGGATCCGAGTGTGATCCGCACCGAGCGGGAGGTGCTGGCCTTCGCCGACCGTCAGTTGACCCGCAACCAACAGGATGTGCCGTTCTCCCTGACGTACCTGTTCGACGACGGGACCGCCCGGCTCACCGGTGCGACCGGTATCGCCGCCGGTCACCCGGCCGCACCCGCCGTGCTCGCGGCCGACGCCCCGGACGGTGTGTGGCCGACCCGGCTTCTCGCCGGCGGCGACGCGACCGTCGTGCCGCTCGACGGTGACCCCTTCGCCGACCTGCCGTGCGGTGACTGGTCCGAACCGCCCGTCGAGGCGCTCGTGGTCCCCCTCCTCCAGCGGGGCAGCGAGCCGTACGGCTTCCTCGTGGCGGCCCTCAACCGGTACCGCGTCCTGGACCAGGGCTACCGGGGCTTCATCGAGCTGACCGCGGGACACATCGCGTCCGGCATCGGCAGTGCCCGCAGCTACCAGGCACAGCAGAAGCGTGCCGAGGAGCTGGCCGAGCTGGACCGCGCCAAGACCACCTTCTTCTCGAACATCAGCCACGAGTTCCGCACTCCGCTGACGCTGATCATGGGCCCCGTCGAGGAGCTGCGCAGCCGGTTCGCCGATGCCGACGAGGACGTACGGCAGGAACTCGACCTCATCCACCGCAACGGCCTGCGCCTGGGAAAGCTGGTCAACACACTGCTGGACTTCTCCCGCATCGAGGCCGGGCGCATGCAGGCCCGCTACGAGCCGGTCGACCTGGCCGCGGTGACCGCCGAGCTGGCCAGCGTCTTCCGTTCGGCCGTGGAGAAGGCAGGGCTCGCCTTCGACGTGGACTGCCCGCCCCTGGACGAGCCGGTGTACATCGACCGCGGCATGTGGGAGAAGGTGGTCCTCAACCTGCTCAGCAACGCGCTGAAGTTCACCTTCGACGGCGCCGTCCGGGTGGGCGTGCGGGCCGGGGACACGCATGCCGTGGTCACCGTCGCCGACAGTGGCATCGGTGTGCCGGAGGCGGAGATGCCCCGGTTGTTCGAGCGGTTCCACCGCATCGAGAACGCCCGGTCCCGCTCGAACGAGGGCAGCGGTATCGGACTGGCCCTGGTACGGGAACTCGTCGGTCTGCACGGCGGCACGATCACGGCCGAGAGCACGGCGGGCGAGGGCACCGTCTTCACCGTCCGGGTGCCGTTCGGCACCGCCCATCTGCCCGCCGAGTACGTGGCGACGGAAGCGGGCGGCGCCGTGGCGTCCACCTCCGCCGACCCCTACGTCGAGGAGGCCATGCGGTGGCTGCCCGGACGCGACAGCGGCAGGGCGGCCGACGACACGGTGGCGGGGACCGAGGTGAACGGCACCCCGCTCGGCCCCGGACACGCGGTCAGCGCCCGGGTGCTGGTGGCGGACGACAACGCCGACATGCGTGAGTACCTCACACGCATCCTGGCCGGAGCCGGGTACGAGGTCACCGCCGTCACCGACGGGCTCGAAGCCCTCCACGCCGTCCGCCGCGACACCCCCGACCTCGTCGTCAGCGACGTGATGATGCCGCGCCTCGACGGGCTGGAGCTGGTGTCGAGGCTGCGCGGTGAAGCGCGTACGGCCTCGGTGCCCGTGCTGCTGCTGTCGGCCCGCGCCGGGCAGGAGGCATCGATCGAGGGCCTGCAGGCGGGCGCCGACGACTACCTGGTCAAGCCGTTCGCCGCCGCCGAACTCCTGGCCCGCGTGCGCGCGAACGTCGAACTGGCGCGGCTGCGCAGCCACCACCTCCGGTGGCGGACCGCGCTCATCGACTCCCTCCAGGAGGCGTTCTTCGTCTGCGACGTGTCCGGCGCCGTGGTGGAGATCAACACCGCCTTCACCGACATCCTCGGCTACGGCCCCGAGGACCTTCCGTACGCCCCGATCCACCCGTGGTGGCCGGACGTCGCCGTCGCACCCGAGGCGCACCGGCAGGTCGGCGACGCCTTCGCCGGCCTGCTGGAACGCGAGCAGGGCTCCTACACGGTCCCCGTCATCCACCGTGACGGCCATCAACTGTGGGTGACCGTCACCTACAACAAGGCCGAGGACCCCGACACCGGCCGCCAGGTCACCGTCGGAACGTTCCGTGATGTCACGGCGGAGCACTACGCCGTCCAGCGCGAAACGGCGCTGGCCGCGCTGAGTACCTCCCTGTCCAGGGCCGCCAGTCTCCCCGAGGCGCTGTCCGGCGCCCTGGCCGAACTGAAGGGCCTGTGGCGCGCGCGGAGCGTGGTGGCCGCCGTCTTCGGGCCGGGTGACGTACCGGCCCTGACGGCCACGGACGCGGACCTGCGGTGGGAGGAACTGCCCGCGGAGCGCCGGGAGGCGCTCGCCGGACTGCGCCGCCGGTCACCGCTCACACCGGTGGCCGAGCACAACGGCGCCGGTGTCCTGCTCGAACACCCCGACGGCCCGCTGGCCCTGTGGGTCGATCTGGACGAGCGGCGGCCCTTCACCGACGAGGACCAGCTTCTGCTGTCGCTGCTCGCCGGGCACCTCGTGCAGGGCCTGGTGCGGGCGCACCAGATCGACCAGCAGCGGGAGACCGCTATCGCGCTGCAACGCGCCATCCTGGGTCCGGCCCGGCTCCCGGACGGCTTCGCCGTGCGGTACGAGCCCGCCACCCGCCCGCTGGAGGTGGGCGGCGACTGGTACGACACCGTCGCCCTGCCGGATGGGCGGATCGGCATCGTCGTCGGCGACTGCGTCGGACGGGGCCTGGAGGCGGCCAGCGTGATGGGGCAGCTTCGCAGCGCCTGCCGTGCGCTGATGTTGCAGGACCCGAACCCCTCACGGGCGCTGATGGCTCTCGACCAGTTCGCCGCGAGTGTCCCCGGCGCCCTGTGCACCACCGTTTTCTGCGGCGTCCTCGATCCCGCCACGGGGGAGCTGACCTACTCGAGCGCCGGACACCCGCCGGGCATCCTGGCGCACGCGGACGGCACCACCCGGCTGCTGGACGAGGGGCGTTCCGTGCCCCTGGCCGTACGGCCGGGCAGGCAGCGCCCGCAGAGTGCGTGCATCCTGCCGGCGCGGGCCACACTGCTGCTGTACACCGACGGGCTCGTCGAACGCCGCCGGCGCCCGCTGAGCGCCGGGATCGACCAGGCGGGCGAAGCCGTGCAGGACGGCCGCGACGTCCCGGTCGACGATCTCGCGACCGAGGTGATGACGCGGCTCGCGCCCGTCGGTGGCTACGACGACGACGTGGCCCTGCTGCTGTACCGCCACCCGGCGCCGTTGGAGATGTCCTTCCCGGCGGAGTCGTCCCAGCTCGCACCGGTCCGTAACGCGTTGCGGAGCTGGCTCGCCCAGTGCGAGCTGCCCCCGAGCACCGTGCAGAACGTCCTCGTCGCCGCCGGGGAGGCGTGTGCCAACGCCATCGAGCACGGTCACCGGCACGCCCCGGGTGAAGCCGTGCGGCTGCGCGCCGAAGCCCTCGTCGACAACCTGCGCCTGACGGTCGCCGACAGCGGCCGGTGGAAGGTTCCGCAGCCCGAGCTAAACGCCCACCGCGGCCGGGGAGTGGCCCTCATGCGCGCCATGATGCAACAGGTCACCATCACTCCCGGCCCGTCCGGCACCACCGTCGACATGCAGATGAGGATCGCCTGA
- a CDS encoding GNAT family N-acetyltransferase: MRSSTRIRLIEPTDAAPIAAHRVRDFEAFRPWEPAHPSGFFTPEGQAERIERLLAGHRAGTAWPGVVLADDEVIGQVTVGGILPQPHLRRGSVGYWIASVAQNQGHAGRAVGLVLQVMTDQLGLHRAEASTDLENLPSQRVLRRNGFSPYGVAHSSIFLDGSWRDGLLRERLLGD; encoded by the coding sequence ATGCGCAGCAGCACCAGGATCCGCCTGATCGAGCCCACCGACGCCGCCCCGATCGCCGCGCATCGGGTGCGGGACTTCGAGGCCTTCCGGCCGTGGGAACCGGCACATCCGTCCGGCTTCTTCACCCCAGAGGGCCAGGCGGAGCGGATCGAGAGGCTGCTGGCCGGGCACCGAGCCGGTACGGCCTGGCCGGGCGTGGTGCTCGCAGACGACGAGGTGATCGGGCAGGTCACCGTCGGAGGCATCCTGCCGCAGCCGCACCTGCGCCGCGGCTCCGTCGGATACTGGATCGCAAGCGTCGCCCAGAACCAGGGGCACGCCGGGCGCGCCGTAGGGCTTGTGCTCCAGGTGATGACGGACCAACTCGGGTTGCACCGCGCCGAGGCATCCACCGATCTGGAGAATCTGCCGTCCCAGCGGGTGCTGCGCCGCAACGGGTTCAGCCCGTACGGTGTCGCGCACTCCTCGATCTTCCTCGACGGGAGCTGGCGGGACGGGCTGCTGCGGGAGCGGCTCCTCGGCGACTGA
- a CDS encoding SMI1/KNR4 family protein, whose protein sequence is MTDTTAFDWRSFLLTWSGEWADSLPDGEAQGEDDEAARRARWLGFPPASEERIAALEERLGRRMPPSYRRFLQVSDGWRHAGGFVWLLAGTADARWHDNESGLADMFEEYLDEDAEPAERQEADLWRRGLQLDVESDVTHVLMDPEDVDEDGEWAVYTWASWRAAPPERHANFLEFMREMYREFHGLRARPGDGEPVFVNDTTRKLDSQVAEARLEALRGGWERAGRALDEAREYGRPRAAGLGDQIRRLLGQTYMVYFEDVVTDPRYAPDLLPPLVAEHAAHSYRDDSTLTFHLRGADEDLVSLAYATLEQVRSGTYRYTAAGPFGEAVERARELARWGDTGGAWRTLMNALPLWEPLGPDHLAPLGWVADPLLGPLLSPERGRELLSTPRGGQAGEAPGPAAGPDPGGLAWLAEPDPGNNRTSYRFVLVEGVEPEELPGRLADGDGTELNEPMSFWEARHRSHDRREFSSYDDRALMAVGRAGTGWSFAFDGDPAPFHRQRFVSPAAAAGADTRAVVVWSGLRSRHGEPFFHLSVARDGAEQYAFTYADGEIRRSGEIPRALDPSRFLGAAEDGAEVERSLLEAVAGEFGVSLPRHALVHGRLHTFTTRSWTRPPRNGETYMVIRMERGDAGPADSERTGEDGPGSR, encoded by the coding sequence ATGACGGACACCACGGCATTCGACTGGCGATCCTTCCTGCTCACATGGAGCGGGGAGTGGGCGGACTCCCTGCCTGACGGCGAGGCGCAGGGCGAGGACGACGAGGCCGCGCGGCGGGCACGGTGGCTGGGGTTCCCGCCCGCTTCCGAGGAGCGGATCGCAGCCCTGGAGGAGCGTCTCGGCCGCCGGATGCCCCCCTCGTACCGGAGGTTCCTCCAGGTCAGCGATGGGTGGCGGCACGCGGGCGGGTTCGTGTGGCTGCTGGCGGGGACCGCGGACGCCCGCTGGCACGACAACGAGTCGGGACTCGCGGACATGTTCGAGGAGTACCTGGACGAGGACGCCGAGCCCGCGGAGCGGCAGGAGGCCGACCTCTGGCGGCGCGGGTTGCAGCTCGACGTCGAGTCCGACGTCACCCACGTCCTCATGGATCCCGAGGACGTGGACGAGGACGGTGAGTGGGCCGTGTACACGTGGGCGAGCTGGCGGGCCGCGCCGCCCGAGCGGCACGCGAACTTCCTGGAGTTCATGCGGGAGATGTACCGGGAGTTCCACGGCCTGCGGGCGCGCCCGGGCGACGGGGAGCCGGTGTTCGTCAATGACACGACGCGAAAGCTGGACTCCCAGGTGGCGGAGGCCCGGCTGGAGGCGCTGCGCGGTGGCTGGGAGCGGGCCGGGAGGGCGCTGGACGAGGCCAGGGAGTACGGCAGGCCGCGGGCCGCCGGGCTGGGTGACCAGATACGCCGCCTGCTCGGACAGACCTACATGGTGTACTTCGAGGACGTGGTGACGGATCCGCGGTACGCGCCCGATCTGCTGCCGCCGTTGGTCGCCGAGCACGCGGCGCACTCGTACCGTGACGACTCCACGCTGACGTTCCATCTGCGGGGCGCCGACGAGGACCTGGTCTCGCTGGCCTACGCGACGCTGGAGCAGGTGCGGAGCGGCACGTACCGGTACACGGCGGCCGGGCCGTTCGGGGAGGCGGTCGAGCGGGCGCGGGAGCTGGCGCGGTGGGGGGACACCGGCGGGGCGTGGCGGACACTGATGAATGCACTTCCCCTGTGGGAGCCGCTGGGACCGGACCACCTGGCACCGCTGGGGTGGGTGGCCGACCCCTTGCTCGGACCGTTGCTGAGCCCGGAGCGGGGCCGGGAGCTGCTGTCCACGCCGAGGGGTGGGCAGGCGGGTGAGGCACCGGGTCCGGCGGCCGGACCGGACCCGGGCGGCCTGGCGTGGCTCGCGGAGCCGGACCCGGGCAACAACCGCACGTCCTACCGGTTCGTCCTGGTGGAGGGGGTGGAGCCGGAGGAGTTGCCCGGACGTCTCGCGGACGGGGACGGCACCGAGCTGAACGAACCCATGTCCTTCTGGGAGGCGCGCCACAGGTCGCACGACCGGAGGGAGTTCTCCTCCTACGACGACAGGGCCCTCATGGCGGTCGGCCGGGCCGGCACCGGCTGGAGCTTCGCCTTCGACGGCGATCCCGCCCCGTTCCACCGGCAGCGGTTCGTCTCCCCGGCCGCCGCCGCCGGTGCGGACACCCGCGCGGTGGTCGTGTGGAGCGGCCTGCGGAGCCGGCACGGGGAACCCTTCTTCCACCTCTCGGTGGCGCGAGACGGTGCCGAGCAGTACGCGTTCACTTACGCAGACGGAGAGATCCGGCGGAGCGGGGAGATACCGCGGGCGCTGGATCCGAGCCGGTTCCTCGGCGCCGCGGAGGACGGGGCCGAGGTGGAACGGTCGCTGCTGGAAGCGGTGGCCGGGGAGTTCGGGGTGTCTTTGCCACGTCATGCCCTCGTGCACGGGCGGCTGCACACGTTCACCACCCGTTCCTGGACGCGTCCGCCGAGGAACGGCGAGACGTACATGGTGATCCGGATGGAACGGGGAGACGCGGGCCCGGCGGACAGCGAGCGGACGGGCGAGGACGGGCCGGGAAGCAGATAG
- a CDS encoding N,N-dimethylformamidase beta subunit family domain-containing protein yields the protein MGMGPAPRGGAEHGTAGVRRLGRRRFLGACAGLGLTSVAATACGATAPPRGPRPADVSHRPEAERDRTGTPDWRITSRGPAPAVAGYADRVSVTPGEECGLYVSTTASSFRVSAFRVGWYGGAQARLVWRSERIPGRVRPEPRFVPDTRTVRADWPRTLTFGTAGWPEGAYLLRLEADSGHQRYVPLIVRSTRGTGRTVLIHAPATWQAYNRWGGYSLYAGASGAYATRSLAVSFDRPYDADGAEKFRVYERAAVVLAERLGIPLAYTTGADVHRDPEVLRGAAAVVCLGHDEYWTSEQRRHVTAARDAGTNVVFLGANTCFRRVRLEQGEARPDRTVVCYKSAVRADPCYATRPALVTTDFRRAPAPDPESSLTGVLYEGNPTDAPYVVHAADHWLYEGTGVRPGDAFGHLVGVEYDRVTPGAPVPEPLEITAHSPLVCGGLRSHSDSAYYTAPSGAGVFATGTMRWVEALMAGTPDGGRDHGMDARTRAFVTRTTENVLRAFAEGSATRHRPAARPNVSEVYRSGV from the coding sequence ATGGGCATGGGTCCTGCCCCGCGAGGAGGGGCGGAACACGGGACGGCAGGCGTACGGCGGCTGGGGCGCAGGCGTTTCCTCGGAGCGTGTGCCGGCCTCGGGCTCACCTCGGTGGCGGCCACCGCCTGCGGCGCGACCGCTCCCCCGCGCGGGCCCCGCCCGGCGGACGTCTCCCACCGGCCCGAAGCGGAACGGGACCGGACGGGGACACCCGACTGGCGTATCACTTCCCGGGGCCCCGCCCCGGCCGTCGCCGGCTACGCGGACCGGGTGAGCGTGACGCCGGGCGAGGAGTGCGGCCTGTACGTCTCGACGACCGCGTCGTCCTTCCGGGTCTCGGCCTTCCGCGTCGGCTGGTACGGCGGGGCCCAGGCCCGGCTCGTCTGGCGGTCGGAGCGCATACCCGGTCGTGTCCGGCCGGAGCCCCGCTTCGTGCCGGACACCCGCACCGTGCGCGCGGACTGGCCGCGCACGCTCACGTTCGGCACGGCCGGCTGGCCGGAGGGCGCGTATCTGCTGCGGCTGGAGGCGGACAGCGGCCACCAGCGCTACGTCCCGCTGATCGTGCGCTCCACGCGGGGTACGGGCCGAACCGTCCTGATACACGCCCCGGCCACCTGGCAGGCCTACAACCGGTGGGGCGGCTACAGCCTCTACGCCGGTGCCTCCGGCGCGTACGCCACCCGATCCCTGGCCGTCAGCTTCGACCGGCCCTACGACGCCGACGGTGCGGAGAAGTTCAGGGTGTACGAACGGGCGGCGGTGGTCCTGGCGGAACGGCTCGGCATACCCCTCGCCTACACCACCGGGGCGGACGTGCACCGCGACCCGGAGGTCCTGCGGGGCGCGGCGGCCGTCGTCTGTCTGGGGCACGACGAGTACTGGACCTCGGAGCAGCGCCGGCATGTCACGGCGGCCCGCGACGCCGGCACCAACGTGGTCTTCCTCGGTGCCAACACCTGTTTCCGCCGGGTCCGCCTCGAGCAGGGGGAGGCGCGGCCGGACCGCACGGTGGTCTGCTACAAGTCCGCCGTCCGGGCCGACCCCTGTTACGCCACCCGGCCCGCCCTGGTGACCACCGACTTCCGCCGGGCCCCGGCGCCGGATCCCGAGTCGTCGCTCACGGGAGTGCTCTACGAGGGCAACCCGACGGACGCGCCGTACGTCGTCCACGCGGCGGACCACTGGCTGTACGAGGGAACGGGCGTACGGCCGGGCGACGCGTTCGGCCATCTGGTCGGCGTCGAGTACGACCGGGTCACACCCGGCGCGCCCGTCCCCGAGCCGCTGGAGATAACGGCCCACTCCCCCCTGGTGTGCGGTGGCCTCCGCAGCCACAGCGACTCGGCCTACTACACGGCCCCGAGCGGCGCGGGCGTGTTCGCCACCGGCACCATGCGCTGGGTGGAGGCCCTCATGGCCGGCACCCCCGACGGGGGCCGCGACCACGGGATGGACGCCCGTACCCGCGCCTTCGTGACCCGTACGACGGAGAACGTCCTGCGAGCCTTCGCGGAGGGGTCCGCCACCCGCCACCGCCCCGCGGCGCGTCCGAACGTCAGCGAGGTGTACCGGAGCGGGGTGTGA